From one Sphaeramia orbicularis chromosome 9, fSphaOr1.1, whole genome shotgun sequence genomic stretch:
- the LOC115425165 gene encoding UDP-glucuronosyltransferase 3A1-like codes for MGTIFWTFSLLALPGLESAKILTVCLIGGSHYLLLDDISHNLQQHGHEVRMLLQLGNPVITGFSYTTRAHSYQTSTWSLGEKYTKEYNGWFLEQQAQFFLGRDSLKAFLTFMGHLSYQCDKLLEDKEMMSLLQREHYDVVILDAFNPCSFILARKLGVQYIAFYPGSLNGPLSIALPSPVSYVPVFSSELSDHMDLWGRAKNTFYSVMTPVGHTLVWSRFRDVAERHLDSGSPPGGLEELHRGAELWAFNTDFSLEFPQPLMPYTVLVGGLLNKPSKPLEMDLEVWISDFKEAGFIVVTLGSMVSSVSVDSLLTELIVGFSRIPQGVIWRYDPKRWPSYLDIPQNVRLVDWLPLNDLLGHKQARLFITHGGQNSLLQAVYHAVPVLGMPLFGDQFDNVVRAEAKGLGLTINPKHISRDLLSSTIQTLISDVRFKSSALRLSKIHSSHPVPPSLRLVHWVEHILQSGGGAHLRPVSLMQLWYQRYLLDLVLLLTVSLVTPVILCWSLCRSRDCKDKHKKLQ; via the exons ATGGGGACTATATTTTGGACATTTTCTCTTCTGGCTCTTCCAGGACTAGAGTCTGCCAAGATCCTCACAGTCTGTCTAATTG GAGGAAGCCACTATTTGTTATTAGATGACATTTCTCATAACTTGCAACAACATGGACATGAAGTCCGTATGCTCTTACAGCTGGGAAACCCTGTCATTACAG GCTTTTCCTACACAACTCGTGCACACAGTTACCAGACCAGCACCTGGTCCTTAGGGGAGAAATACACTAAAGAGTACAATGGCTGGTTCCTGGAGCAACAAGCCCAGTTCTTCCTGGGAAG gGACAGTCTTAAAGCTTTTCTAACCTTCATGGGACACTTATCCTATCAGTGTGACAAGCTTCTAGAAGACAAAGAGATGATGTCCCTGCTCCAGAGGGAACACTATGACGTGGTTATTCTTGATGCTTTTAACCCATGCTCCTTCATCCTAGCTCGCAAACTTG GTGTCCAGTACATTGCTTTCTATCCTGGTTCTTTGAATGGACCACTGTCCATCGCTCTTCCCAGTCCAGTCTCTTATGTACCAGTTTTCAGCTCTGAGCTGTCAGACCACATGGACCTCTGGGGTCGGGCAAAGAATACCTTTTATTCTGTCATGACTCCTGTGG GCCACACACTTGTGTGGTCCAGGTTCAGGGATGTCGCTGAGCGCCACCTGGACTCAGGTTCACCTCCTGGTGGCCTGGAGGAGTTACACCGAGGAGCTGAACTGTGGGCTTTCAACACTGACTTTTCCCTGGAGTTCCCACAGCCTCTCATGCCTTACACTGTGCTGGTCGGGGGTCTGCTGAATAAACCCTCAAAGCCCTTGGAAATG GATCTTGAGGTGTGGATCTCGGACTTTAAAGAGGCAGGTTTTATTGTTGTGACCCTTGGATCGATGGTCTCCTCTGTCTCTGTGGACTCTCTGCTCACAGAGCTCATAGTTGGTTTCTCCAGGATCCCTCAGGGTGTGATCTGGAG GTATGACCCCAAACGATGGCCTTCTTACCTGGACATACCTCAGAATGTTAGACTGGTGGACTGGCTCCCGTTGAATGACCTTCTGG GTCACAAACAAGCACGCCTGTTTATCACCCATGGTGGACAAAACAGCCTGCTTCAGGCAGTGTACCACGCTGTTCCTGTGTTGGGAATGCCTCTGTTCGGAGACCAGTTTGATAATGTGGTGAGAGCAGAAGCAAAGGGACTGGGTTTGACCATCAACCCCAAACACATCAGCAGAGATCTGCTCAGCTCCACCATTCAAACTCTTATCAGCGACGTCAG ATTCAAGTCTTCAGCTCTGAGACTCAGTAAGATCCACAGTTCACATCCGGTTCCTCCGTCCCTGAGACTGGTTCACTGGGTGGAGCATATCCTGCAGAGTGGAGGTGGAGCTCACTTAAGACCAGTTTCACTGATGCAGCTGTGGTACCAGAGGTATCTGCTGGACCTGGTGCTTCTACTCACAGTGTCACTTGTCACTCCTGTAATTCTCTGCTGGTCTTTATGCAGGAGCAGGGACTGCAAGGATAagcacaaaaaactacaatag
- the pdxp gene encoding pyridoxal phosphate phosphatase, whose protein sequence is MAGAFGFKGCQKIRGPQIRNLLEAKDFFLFDCDGVIWHGEKAITGAAKVVNSLIRHGKNVVFVTNNCTRPRENYVHKFYRLGFTDVMLEQIFSSSYCSALYLRDVVKICGQVFVIGCDGLRRELQEAGIPCVEEADDPDATIYNCALAPDVKAVLVGHDDKLTFLKLAKASCYLRDPDCLFLATDNDPWHPLSGGRILPGSGSLTAALEVASGRKATVIGKPSRFMFECISSQFRGVDPAQCLMVGDRLETDMLFGSNCGLDTMLTLTGVSQIEEAQEYRNSELTTNHNLVPDYVVDTIADFLPAFEDLDEEGN, encoded by the exons ATGGCAGGCGCCTTTGGCTTCAAAGGCTGCCAGAAAATTCGAGGTCCGCAGATCCGGAATCTGCTGGAGGCGAAGGACTTCTTTCTCTTCGACTGCGACGGGGTCATATGGCACGGAGAGAAGGCGATCACAGGCGCCGCCAAGGTGGTGAATTCCCTGATCCGGCACGGCAAAAACGTAGTGTTCGTCACCAACAACTGCACCAGGCCCCGGGAGAATTATGTGCACAAGTTCTACCGGCTGGGCTTCACCGACGTGATGCTGGAGCAGATCTTCAGCTCGTCGTACTGCTCGGCTCTATACCTGAGGGACGTGGTTAAGATCTGCGGCCAGGTGTTCGTCATCGGCTGTGATGGACTGCGCAGGGAGCTGCAGGAGGCCGGCATCCCCTGCGTGGAGGAGGCGGACGACCCGGACGCCACCATCTACAACTGCGCCCTGGCCCCGGACGTCAAGGCGGTGCTGGTGGGACATGACGATAAACTGACTTTTCTCAAACTGGCCAAAGCTTCGTGCTACCTGAGGGACCCGGACTGCTTGTTCCTGGCCACCGACAACGACCCGTGGCACCCGCTGTCAGGTGGAAGGATACTGCCAG GTTCTGGGTCCCTCACCGCAGCCTTGGAGGTGGCCTCAGGTCGCAAAGCCACTGTGATCGGCAAGCCGAGCCGCTTCATGTTCGAGTGCATCTCCAGTCAGTTCAGGGGGGTGGACCCGGCCCAGTGCCTGATGGTGGGTGACCGCCTGGAGACAGACATGCTGTTCGGGTCCAACTGCGGCCTGGACACCATGCTCACCCTCACCGGTGTGTCTCAGATCGAGGAGGCCCAGGAGTACAGGAATAGTGAGCTGACCACCAACCACAACCTGGTGCCCGACTACGTGGTGGACACCATCGCAGATTTCTTACCTGCTTTTGAAGATCTGGACGAAGAGGGCAATTGA
- the spef2 gene encoding sperm flagellar protein 2 has protein sequence MSDILCRWLNEELRLSRAVEPKTFAKDFSSGYLIGEVLHKYQLQNDFNMFMKKDTSVSKLNNFTRLEPTLRLLGISFDVATAQGLMDEKQGVATHILYQLYLSLEKKKKAEIRGTIMEIMQPAATAGLHKKEHEIYCDRLHKLVKRDAELKLQKICQHYDDKFQQVMNRSVMAHPVQQQRPLKVQDEKKVCRQKPSELVTHNQTALIQLPKPPPKYSLINMKKKQQQQQQQRQQRRQQQAQAFQNEIAQFETNKKKLATSTLTSPLSRSPYSRDFLLSGTNQSGEVTENQVKPQLQSNSEYIQKIRQRLQEDALAREQREKRVDRFLVEQLKAHEAQEEASRDEYLVKRLTRQTQQEQRLVAQLLQIRKQKEVIVKNRLFREQQIQQRREKDFKEALEREAALARQAKLDRAEDIKKEREFCNKIAAERAQKRYEKHFKSCKNIVEQIVDLATKVGEYHQLTGNLIPEKHMREWKELLFSGLPLYEPIETEGQQFEFSTPLDPVELKKQETLNNQDYDEYTNMVGEWVWPEEAGETQLPPTNNNILGHVVVRLRNIAQPPIVKPAKPSFPHFTLKACVLGKICTGKTTCLAKITEAHGFYVLSAGTLLDEAIKVYRNGEELSTQATLGASADKEMRAGKAVPDELLVDIIVEAIRQIPANSGWILDGFPADITQAYLLEKALGGAVEGENDVISNRINLALDPDPPKPPPPPAPALDVVLLLDIPDEHVTTRGYNHIPTDTDAAIHSDPSYKSLYLAQIPHRIVAFQDSWPKLEEWFGQKQNILVHVDANVEKEELCRRIEAVLQEVMNKPKKDVVLDSGNAVNSGTAQQTTSVKSPPAHQAPALAESHTSLNEEKTGNETDVPTEKGQSGMATPRSVSNEDNQGAPKSPESASPYPGSFSLPYVDEPVPPELPEYLCTHWDTVCESYVNTIKAVMQELRPERTCITHHLYNLREEFKHFLARPDLKQELVSQWQKEFNNVPDDMRDDEETKAELHQRLDDLRERLWDMSDKRKEEDEQEWAAVMGDGWLEDHTALLINHHSTLTQAELDRFQDTFCLLRVYYLSMCKQVLPEPITSFVCIPLLGAPDMTTQEESCPSSNEAAAAKTHGHMDDGGEDRKTLHPDSSGAVTKTNSQHQTEPAMSPHDKLISDYEEALTTIRNLVSGETLQSDMETKLQKEKQEKEKPASAHGKNKKEQSAKKKKGAPSPPPPAPSPVPDEEKNPELKALRIKVYNEYAAALDHEERAAKVRIALVKGHGLAMVQSLKNSAEQTSSSMKQWLEARFVTEMKSIDQLTEVVRHHIESAAKLQNELILDSTNFYLNGDCHMVANPPPPSRPPSLEKPSQSTLTIVQLELLNRQFYDVAPSGLIASFDFYNVLMDITSVNMGRDSLPERWMKMNETQLMEIVSLLKDEHELVDWRRFLLSCALPWPLPTLTQLLTTLQQFKAADSGETGYINEEQYLQTQLWFSNDCVQSVPEDPSDPLPYDRFSNLRKFFFQLFADHSVCPPHLDYVSMLQYFAADPNPKQGFIRALSVVQGQHLKQSSSSHLVKSMPSIVEDTEFSSPELCGEDKEQVNPCTSSSFSRDQEVSLPTLATVTCHRGVRVTDSDHLPPSCMSQAEHTEVLECVFRELGYRPEDRVPFSVLCQHPVIQDQMETSTKYQFINIHRVLLADQEEGEIHNMRPS, from the exons ATGTCGGACATATTGTGTCGGTGGTTGAATGAGGAGCTCCGGCTGTCCCGGGCTGTTG AGCCAAAGACCTTTGCCAAGGATTTCTCCAGTGGTTACCTAATTGGAGAGGTCCTGCATAAATATCAGCTGCAAAATGATTTCAATATGTTCATGAAAAAAGA CACCTCTGTCTCCAAACTGAACAATTTTACCCGCCTTGAGCCTACTCTTCGGTTACTGGGGATTTCATTCGACGTGGCCACAGCCCAAGGACTGATGGACGAGAAGCAGGGAGTTGCCACGCACATCCTTTACCAGCTGTATTTGTCtcttgaaaagaagaagaaagcagaAATCAGAGGGACTATAATGGAAATCATGCAGCCTGCAGCCACTGCTGGCCTGCACAAGAAAGAGCATGAGATCTACTGTGAT CGGCTGCACAAGTTGGTAAAACGTGATGCAGAGCTGAAACTCCAGAAAATTTGTCAGCACTATGATGACAAATTCCAACAGGTGATGAATAGGTCTGTGATGGCCCATCCTGTCCAGCAACAGCGGCCACTCAAAGTCCAAGATGAGAAAAAA gtGTGTCGTCAGAAGCCTAGTGAGCTTGTGACACATAACCAGACTGCTCTCATCCAGTTGCCCAAACCACCTCCAAAGTATTCACTGATtaatatgaagaaaaaacaacaacaacaacaacaacaacgacagcaGCGCAGGCAACAACAAGCACAG GCGTTCCAGAATGAAATAGCCCagtttgaaacaaacaaaaagaaactgGCTACTTCCACTCTTACCTCTCCTTTAAG TCGTTCGCCGTACTCTAGAGACTTTCTCCTTAGTGGCACTAACCAAAGTGGTGAGGTCACTGAAAATCAAGTTAAGCCACAACTACAGTCCAACAGCGAGTACATCCAGAAGATCAGACAAAGGCTGCAGGAGGATGCACTGGCTCGTGAGCAGAGAGAGAAAAGGGTAGACAGATTCCTTGTGGAGCAACTCAAAGCCCATGAAGCTCAGGAG GAAGCGAGCCGTGATGAGTATCTGGTGAAGCGTTTGACCCGTCAGACGCAGCAGGAGCAGCGTTTGGTAGCGCAGCTCCTACAGATACGCAAGCAGAAGGAGGTGATCGTGAAGAACCGCCTGTTCAGAGAGCAGCAGATCCAGCAGCGCAGGGAGAAGGACTTCAAGGAAGCTCTGGAGAGGGAGGCG GCTTTAGCTCGACAGGCTAAGCTGGACCGTGCTGAAGACATCAAAAAGGAACGTGAATTCTGTAACAAGATTGCCGCCGAGCGTGCTCAGAAAAGATACGAGAAGCACTTTAAGAGCTGCAAGAACATTGTGGAGCAGATAGTGGACTTGGCCACCAAGGTTGGAGAATATCATCAGCTTACTGGGAA TCTGATTCCAGAAAAACACATGAGAGAGTGGAAGGAATTGCTGTTCAGTGGTCTGCCTCTCTATGAGCCAATAGAAACGGAGGGCCAGCAGTTTGAGTTCTCTACCCCACTAGACCCTGTAGAGCTTAAGAAGCAGGAGACACTCAACAACCAGGACTATGATGAATACACT AACATGGTAGGTGAGTGGGTGTGGCCAGAGGAAGCAGGAGAGACCCAGTTACCCCCAACTAACAACAACATTCTGGGACATGTGGTTGTGCGACTCAGGAACATTGCACAACCGCCCATCGTCAAACCCGCCAAACCTTCATTTCCTCACTTTACCCTTAAGGCCTGTGTCCTGGGCAAGATTTGCACCGGGAAGACCACCTGCCTGGCCAAGATAACAGAAG CCCatggtttttatgttttatcagctGGCACACTGCTTGATGAGGCAATAAAAGTGTATCGGAATGGAGAAGAG TTGTCCACTCAGGCCACGCTGGGAGCCTCTGCAGATAAAGAGATGAGGGCAGGCAAAGCCGTCCCTGACGAACTACTGGTAGATATTATAGTAGAAGCTATCAG GCAGATCCCAGCTAACTCAGGTTGGATCCTGGATGGGTTTCCAGCGGACATCACCCAGGCTTACCTGCTAGAGAAAGCCCTTGGTGGAGCTGTAGAAGGAGAGAATGACGTTATAAGCAACAGGATAAACCTCGCCCTAGACCCTGATCCACCTAAACCGCCACCACCCCCAGCTCCTGCTCTGGATGTGGTGCTGCTGCTTGATATCCCTGATGAACATGTCACCACACGTGGATACAATCACA TTCCTACTGACACAGATGCTGCTATACACTCCGATCCTTCATACAAGAGCCTTTACCTGGCACAGATACCACACAG GATTGTTGCTTTTCAGGACAGCTGGCCAAAACTAGAGGAATGGTTCGGtcagaaacaaaacattttggTCCATGTTGATGCAAATGTAGAGAAGGAGGAGCTTTGCAGGAGAATAGAGGCTGTCCTTCAGGAAGTTATGAATAAACCAAAGAAAG aTGTAGTGTTAGACAGTGGAAATGCTGTAAACAGTGGAACGGCTCAACAAACTACTTCAGTAAAATCACCACCTGCACACCAAGCCCCTGCCCTCGCAGAGTCTCACACCAGcctaaatgaggaaaaaacaggaaatgaaactGATGTTCCAACAG AAAAAGGGCAATCTGGGATGGCGACACCTAGGTCAGTGTCCAATGAGGACAACCAAGGGGCCCCGAAGTCTCCTGAATCTGCCTCTCCATACCCAGGCTCATTTAGTTTGCCCTATGTGGATGAACCAGTGCCTCCA GAGCTCCCAGAGTACTTGTGCACCCACTGGGACACAGTATGTGAGTCTTATGTGAACACCATAAAGGCAGTGATGCAAGAGCTGCGTCCAGAACGAACATGTATCACCCATCACCTGTACAATCTCAG aGAGGAGTTCAAGCACTTCCTGGCCCGCCCAGACCTGAAGCAGGAGTTAGTGTCTCAGTGGCAGAAGGAGTTCAATAACGTACCTGATGATATGAGAGATGACGAGGAGACAAAAGCAGAGCTGCATCAAAGACTGGAT GACCTGCGTGAACGTTTGTGGGACATGAGTGATAAACGTAAGGAGGAAGATGAGCAAGAATGGGCTGCTGTCATGGGTGATGGGTGGCTGGAGGATCACACTGCTCTCCTGATTAACCACCACTCTACGCTTACACAG GCGGAGTTGGACCGATTCCAAGACACGTTCTGTTTGCTCAGGGTTTACTATCTGAGCATGTGCAAACAGGTGCTGCCTGAGCCAATCACTAGCTTTGTCTGTATCCCTCTGTTGGGCGCTCCAGATATGACAACTCAAGAAGAGAG TTGTCCCAGTAGTAATGAGGCGGCAGCTGCAAAGACACACGGTCACATGGATGATGGAGGGGAAGACCGGAAAACTTT ACATCCTGACTCCTCAGGGGCGGTCACCAAGACAAATAGCCAGCACCAGACAGAACCTGCCatg TCACCACATGACAAACTGATCTCTGACTATGAAGAAGCACTCACAACCATCAGAAATTTG GTTTCAGGAGAAACCCTGCAGAGTGACATGGAGACAAAACTGCAAAAAGAGAAACAAGAGAAGGAGAAACCTGCAAGTGcgcatggaaaaaataaaaaggagcagtcagccaaaaaaaagaaag gtgctccctctcctcctcctcctgcacccAGCCCTGTTCCAGATGAAGAAAAAAACCCAGAGTTGAAAGCACTAAGAATCAAAGTATATAACGAATACGCAGCTGCACTGGATCATGAGG AGCGAGCAGCAAAGGTACGTATCGCACTAGTGAAAGGTCATGGCCTGGCAATGGTGCAGTCCCTGAAAAACAGTGCAGAGCAGACCTCTAGCAGCATGAAACAGTGGTTAGAAGCACGTTTTGTCACTGAAATGAAGAG TATTGACCAACTAACAGAAGTGGTGCGCCACCACATAGAATCTGCAGCGAAGCTCCAGAATGAGCTGATCTTG GACTCTACTAACTTCTATCTGAATGGAGACTGTCACATGGTGGCTAATCCTCCACCCCCGTCCCGTCCACCCAGTTTGGAAAAACCCTCACAGTCCACCCTCACCATTGTTCAGCTAGAGTTACTCAACAGGCAGTTTTACGATGTTGCTCCATCAG GCCTCATAGCCAGTTTTGACTTCTACAATGTGCTGATGGACATCACCTCTGTTAACATGGGCAGAGACTCCCTGCCTGAGAGGtggatgaaaatgaatgaaacacag TTGATGGAGATAGTGTCTCTACTGAAGGACGAACATGAACTGGTAGACTGGCGCCGGTTCCTGCTCAGCTGTGCCCTCCCCTGGCCGTTACCCACCCTAACACAGCTGTTAACCACACTTCAACAATTCAAAGCAGCAGACAGTGGAGAAACAGGCTACATTAATGAAGAACAGTACCTGCAG ACACAGTTGTGGTTTTCCAATGATTGTGTCCAGTCTGTTCCAGAGGACCCCTCTGACCCTCTGCCCTATGACCGTTTTTCTAACCTACGTAAG ttctttttccaGTTGTTTGCAGACCACTCTGTCTGCCCACCTCATCTGGACTATGTGTCAATGCTTCAGTACTTTGCAGCTGATCCAAACCCCAAACAGGGCTTCATCAGAGCTCTGAGTGTAGTTCAGGGGCAGCATCTCAAGCAGTCATCATCCAGTCACTtggtcaag TCTATGCCCAGTATTGTAGAAGATACTGAATTCAGCTCCCCAGAACTTTGTGGAGAAGACAAAGAACAGGTGAATCCTTGTACATCCAGCAGTTTTTCGAGAGATCAGGAAGTGTCCCTCCCTACTCTGGCTACTGTCACCTGCCACAGAGGAGTCAGGGTGACGGACAGTGACCACCTTCCTCCCAGTTGTATGAGCCAGGCGGAGCACACTGAG GTCCTGGAGTGTGTTTTCAGAGAACTGGGCTACAGGCCTGAGGATCGTGTCCCTTTCTCTGTTCTCTGTCAGCATCCGGTCATCCAGGACCAGATGGAGACCTCAACCAAGTACCAGTTTATA AACATTCACAGAGTGCTACTAGCTGATCAGGAAGAAGGAGAGATTCACAACATGAGACCTTCCTAA